Below is a window of Demequina muriae DNA.
TGGCGCACCCGGTCCGCCAACGGCCCGTCCGCGATGTCCGCCGCGTCGTACTCGATCAGGGTCCAGACGATGCTCTGCGTGTGAATCCGGTCGTCAGGCTCAATGCCCGCCGCCTCGAGTGCGATATCAGCCCTGGTCAACATGCCGATGAACTGCGACCACCGTGCGGCCACGTTCGCGGCAGGCGCGGGCTCTGCGCCGACGAGCCGCAGTGCGCGCGCAACCGGTCGTGCGCGGAACGGTGCGACGTCTGCCACGGCCAACAACAGGTTCGACGCGAGGGCAACGGCATCGCCGGGGCCGAGATCCTGTCTGGCTTCTCGAACAAACGCAGAGAAAGCCGCGACGCCCTTGGGCGATCCCTCACTCTCCCAAAGCTCGAGCAACTGGGCGCGTGTGGAAGACGGATGCTCGGTGAGTAAGTCCCTGAAGCGGGCCCTAGTGATGTGAAACACCAGGTTCTCGCCGCTATCCAAGGCCGCCGCGAGTTCCGCGACCCATCCGTCGCGGCCCTCAGAGACCGCATCCCGCGCTGCACGCATGCGGTCGCGGACGACTCCCTTGTATTCGCGCTCGTAGCGGTCGATATCCACGCGCCCCGCCTCAAGCACATCTCGCGCAATCTCAGCGAATTCGCGCCACCGCGCATCATCACCGAGGTCTTGACTGCGCTCGGCCCCCAGGGGCGCGAAGCGCTCGCGTACCGCACGTGCCTCGTCCGCAGTGACCTGCCAAGGAGTGTCGTGCGTCTCTTCGGGACGGGCGAACTCGCGCCTGAGAAAGCGTCTCACCTCGCGTGGACTCACTCCCAACTCGGCGGCGAGATCAGCGGGCGTGAGTTCAACGGGCGTGTCCGACATGGAGCAACCTTTCGACACCGTCACAGTAGCGGGACTCGTCACATGAGGCTTCCATGCGGTGTTCGAAGTCGCCTACGGTTAGGCCATGCCGATCTACCAGGTGCGGCGCTGGAAGCGCTACGGGCACGACCGCGCCTACTTCGCCGACGCCGACGGCACCAAGGTCGGGTACCTCGACCTCGCGTCCGGAGAGCATGTGCTCGACGAGGGCGCTGACCGTGACGCGATCGAGGCCGCCGCGCTCGCGTGGTGTGCGGACAACGAGATCACTCCGCCCAATCTCCCCCTCATGGGTGCAAGCAAGCAGGAGGACGTACAAGCCGTTCAAGCCGCCTCTGCTGCCGCATTCGCCGAAGACGGTGCGCAATCGGTGGCCGTGCCCGTTGCGCCCGCCCCGCCGAAGGAAGCTGAACCCGAGTGGACCGATCTCTCCGCGCATCGGCCGGGTGAAGGCGTGCGAAAGCTGGCCGAGGCCGAATGGACCGCCTCAAAGGACCGCTCCAAGGTGTTCGCTGCCCTCAACCGCTACGTGTTCGACAATCACACCGACGAGCGAGCGTGGCGCAAAGGCGCCGAGGGTGAGGAGTACGTGGGGGCGAAGCTCGACAAGCTCCGGGACAAGGGCTGGCACGTGCTGCACAGCGTGCCGGTCGGCAAAAGTGACTCGGATATCGACCACATCGCTATCGGGCCCGGCGGCGTCTTCACGGTCAACAGCAAGATGCACGCCGGCAAGAAGATCTGGGTAGCCAAGTACCAGATGCGCGTGAACGGCCAGCCTGTCCCCTACCTCCGGAACTCTCGGCACGAGGCCGGGCGGGCCAAGAAGCTCCTGGACGCGCAGCTCGACTTCGAGGTTCCAGTCGTGGGCTGCGTGGTGGTGCTCACGGGCTCGCTCGTCCCGGAGGTGACCTACAAGCAGATGCCCGACGACGTGCGCGTGCTCGACAAGTGGGACCTGCCCAAATGGTTCAAGAAGCGGCCGGCCGTTCTGTCGCCGGAACAGGTCGAGGCCGTGTTCGACACCGCCCGCCGATCGACGACATGGCGAACCATTGAATGAGCGGCGGAAGTAACTGGTACAACCGAGACGTCGTCGGCGACCGCTACGTTGGACCGAGGAACAATCTCACGATTGAGGAGAACTGCACCGATGAGGTCCAACGCAGCCGTCTACATCGATGCGGGCTATCTGCTGGCGTCCGCAGCCACACGACTTACCGGGAGCTCGTTTCGGCAAGGTATCCAGCCGGACTACCCGAAACTCATCAACGGAGTTCTCCGCCAGGCTGAGGAGATCGCCGGGCGTCCCGTGCTGCGCTCCTACTGGTACGACGCAGCGCCGAACCAGTCGCCCGACAGCGACCAGCGCGTCATCGAGATGGTCCCGCGGGTGAAGCTCCGGCTCGGACGCATCGGCAACGAGGGCCAGCAGAAGGGCGTAGACCTCAAGATTGGCCTCGATATGGTGACTCACGCACGCAATGGCGCGATCGACACACTTGTCTTGATCTCGGGTGATGACGACCTGACGGAGGCAGTCGACCAGGCACAGGTCACAGGCGTCGAGGTGATCGTGCTCGCTGTTCCAGATGCCACAGGGCGCCCGCACGGCGTGTCCCGCCACCTGCACGCAGCTGCGGACAGACTCGATCTCCTCAATTCGGAAATGCTCGAAGGAGCAATCGCCAAACGTATTGCCAAGACCATCCTGGCAGGAGCAGTTGCCAACGTGCTCGAGGCGTCCGCGCCCGTGATCCCACACGATGTCGACGCCGCGCTACGCCACCCGAGCCCTGTTGAACTAGCAAGGCCAAAGCCAACCGCAGTCCGCCCCACTTCACCCCCTCCCGCCGCTGTTCCGGTCTATTCGACAGCGTCAGGCGACGCACCCTCGGCAACACCGCAAGGCCATGCTCCGCTGAACGACGTGGATCCGTCCGAGCGCGAGGAAGCCACCCAGCGCGTGGTGCGGGCAGTCCTTGGAGCATTCCTTGGTTCCGCGACCCAGGCGGAACTGGTGGAACTGAAAGCGAGCCGTCCCTCTATCCCGCGGGAACTCGACTCAACCCTCTTGCGGGACCTCTCTGATGTGTTGCAGATCTACTCGCTGACCGATTCCGAACGACACGGCCTAAGGAACGCCTTCTGGGCCGAGATGGATGCGCAAGACGTGTAGCGGGACGAGCGAATAGCCGGAGACACCTCTTCCCCGACCGTGCGCGCACGGTGGCACGGTGCCGCATGGCCTGCTCCTGGGGGTCGCTCCAGCTCCTTGCCGGGTATCGATCTACGCGGGCGCGAACAGGTCGCCTTCACGGCATCCAGCGAAATCCGGGAGTGCAAATCGAGAACCGACACCGGCCGCTCCCAAGCCGCCCGCGCATCGGCCCCCTGTAGCCCGTACCGCACAGGACGCGCTCGTCGCCAGGTGCTGCGTCTCCTGCGGTTGTCGACGGCGGGATGGGGAGATGGGGACTTCGGCGGTGCGTCAACCGTCAGCGGCCACGGGCGTGGCGCCAGTATCAACAGTGGTCGGGCTTTTCGTCACAAGTCGACACGCGCCAGCCTTTCCCGCTACGCACCCTCGGCGATCGGCATCCGGCCACTCTCGACCGCGGCCAGCAGCGCCTCGTGGTCGGCCTCCGTCTGATCCGCATACGCACGGGCAAACGTCGCCATCGCCTTGTCCAGATTGGTGCCCTTTCCCACATAGCCGGCGATCATCGACGCGCCGCTGGTGCGCGCGTGGCCCTTCGCGAGTAGGCGACCGGCGATGCCCGCGTAGTTCGCGAGCGCCTTCCCGGAGATGTTCTTGAGCGACACGGCGCCCTTCATGTTGCGAAACTGCCGCACGTAGAACTGCCGGTCATCCACGGTGGTCCATCCGAGCAGTGGATCGCTCACGGTCTGCAGCGCCTTCTGATACTCCACCACTCGCTGACCCTGGTGCTCGTGCAGTGCTTTGTCGCCGTGCACGTGCCGCGCGAGCACCGACCTCCGAGCCTGCTTGAGCTGAAGGAAGATCACGTCCTCCTTGCTCGATCCCTCGAGCAGCGCCACATACGCGCGCAGGCCCACGGACCCCACACCCACGACCTTGTGGGCCACGTCGACGAGCGTGTAGCCACCGAGCAGGCGCCGCCAGTGCGGGTCGAGAGTCATCAGGTACTCATCGAGCCCTTCGGCCACCATCTCGGCCTCGGCCTCGGGCAGCCGGGTGATGAGCGGCGGCTCCTCGACAATCTGGCGGGCGCCGCCGTTCTCCGTGGTGAAGCGGGGCAGGGCGCGGTCCGAGGTGCGCTTGCGCGCCCGCTTCGCCGCCCGCTTGAGTTCGGAGTCCAGCGAACTGCCCGTCTCGTGGAGGGCCATCCGGTCCATGTCGAGTCGCTCGAACGAGCGGGTGAAGAGAGCCTGGTTCGCTTGATAGCGGATCTCCTCGCGATACGACCGCGCGCATGTGAGCACCGCCTGCTTGCACTTCTTCTCCGAGGCGCCGGTCTCGCGGCCTGCCACCCAGGTGCTCGCCACCAGCCGGCGCAGGTCCCACTCCCACGAGCCAGGGTGCGCCTCGTCGAAGTCGTTGAGATCCAGCACCAGGTCGCGCTCGGGCGAGGCGTAGAAGCCCACATTGCCCAGGTGCGCGTCTCCACACACCACCGGCGTGATCCCGGTCGCGGGAAGCCGTGCCACGTCATCGGCCATCACCACCGCGGAGCCGCGAAGGAACCCGTACGGCGAAGCAGCCATCCGCGCCACCCGCACAGCGACCAGCTCCGGGATGCGTCCCTCATGGTTCTCCTCCACGAGTGCGATGGGGTCGCGGTCCTCGCGGCCGATGCGCCACTCGCCCAGCGAGCTCCTCGGCACCTTTTTGCGCAGGGCCTTGCCGAGCGCGTAGCGCTCGGAACGGTCGGCCGGACGCTTGCGCAGCGACTGGTATGCGAGCCGGTCGGTGTCGCCATCGCTGACGACATCGTGACCTTCGGTCGCTTGTTTGCCCACGTGATTCATCCCCTACTTCAGAAGACGGTGTATCCGCCGTCGACGGTCAACACCGTGCCCGTGGCGAACGACGAGGCGTCCGACGCCAGGTACACGATCGCCCCCGCGAGCTCGTCGGGCTCGCCGACCCGGCCGAGCGGCGCATCGGCCTTCCAGTAGCGCTGGAACTGCGGCTCGTCGACGGGCGACATGTCGGTCCGCATGTAGCCGGGGGCGAGCGCATTCACGCGCACGCCGAGAGGCGCCCACTCGGCCGCGAGCGAGCGCGTGAGGTGGTGAACGGCCGCCTTCGACGCGTTGTACGCGGGCTGCCACTGCGGCCGGTTGACGATCTGCGCCGACATCGAGCCGATGTTGATGATGGAACCACTGCCCCGGTCGACCATATGCCGGCCAAAAACCTGGCAGCCCAGCCACACGCCGTCGACGTTGACGCTCATGACCTGACGCCACTCGTCGTCGGTGACGTCGAGCGCGGGCTTATGGATGCATGTGCCCGCGTTGTTGACAAGGATGTCGACGCTTCCGAATGCGCTGACAGCCTCGGCAAGCATGCGCTCCACATCGGCACGGACGGTCACATCCCCGAGCACCACCACGCTCTCGCGCCCGCGGTCGGCGACCTCCGCCGCGACGGAGGCCGCAGCATCGGCATCCCGGCCGACGATCACGATGGTGGCCCCGGCCTCGGCAAGCGCTAGGGCGAACGTGCGACCGAGTCCCCTGGTCGCTCCGGTGACGACCGCCGTGCGGCCGGCGAGATCGAATTGCGACAGTGACGTACCCATGAATGAACTCCCTTGTTCCACCAGTCACTGTAGACCGGCTGCGCGACGCACTCAGTCGTCGATGATGGCCTCGCCACGCCGCTCGAGATCCGCGAGCGAGTCCCGCATGTGTTGCACCTGTTCGACCGGGTGACCCACCCAGTCGAGCAGCTCCCCCACGACGCGGACCGGCTCGCGGGTCCGGTAGGACATCGTCGGGTTTCCAGGGAAGCGCTTGTCCGTCACGTTGGGGTCGTCTTCAACCGCGCCGACAGGTTCGACGACGTAGATGTGGCCGCGTCCCTCGCCCGAAGCGAGCTCCGCTCCCCAGGTCGCGGCGTCCAGCGTCTTCGTGATGTAGAGGTGGTTCGCCACCCGGTCCGAGCGGTAGTTCGACGCATATCCCGGCGTCAGGACGTCCCCCGTTCGTCGCAGCACCTTGGTGCCGTGCAGGTACGTCTCGCCGTCCCCGTAGACCTCAAAGGGTTGTGGCACTTCCTCCGTCGTCATTCCTCCCCCATTCCTGGCGCCTGACGCCCACGGCCCCGTCGTCGGCCTCGGACACGAGCCGCCGCGATCAGTCCTGCCCGGGAGGCCCGAACGCCCGCGAGTAGCGTCCCCGGCCTCCGAGATTCAGTTGCCATACCGCTCCGACCACCCAGGCGATGCCCGCGAACAGCGTCAGGTACAGGCCCATCGCCGCAGCGCCGTTCGTGTCATAGAACCCCACGAAAGCCACGAGGATCGCGAGCACGAGCAGAGCAATCTGTGACGCACGACCCGGCCTACGCTCACGCCCCACGACGCCAGTCGTCAGCACCAGAATCACCGCTCCTGCCAAGGCGAGCGCCAGGGTGATGAGCCCATCTCCTTCGATACCGATCACGCTCACACCGAGGATCGAGAACCACGGGAGAAAAGCACCCAGAATGACCACCGCAATCGCGATAGCTGAGATTCGCTGGGGTAGGGAAAGGCGTCCGAGCTTCATGCCCGAACCCTACTCTCCACCCGTGTAGCCACCGTTGTCACCGGAGACGATCTGGCCGACGCTGGAGCCCGATGTGCCGTGGATCTGCGCTTCCCGCAACCTGCGCGTACGGTCGAAGGATGAACACGACATCGCAAGGCTCCACGACCCTGACCGTCGGCGACCGTGACGACGCCGTCTCGCGACTGCGTCACTACTTCGGAAAGTGCGACTGCTCGAGCCCCGACAGCGGCGCCGAGTTCGAGACCATCGGGCACCCCTGGGACAAGAAGTCCAAGGTCAACACCGTCAGCCCCGGCGACCTGGTGGCGCTGGCCACCCTCACCTCACCCGTCCCAGGCCCGGCCGCCGTGTGGATGCTCAACAAGCGCAACCTCAAGAAGACCGAGAAGCTGCTCAAGAAGCTCCCGGTCAAGGCGAAGATCGGAACCAAGAGCGGCACCAAACTCCTTAAGGACGGCGGGCCTGCAGCGAAGCTCTGGGATCACTGGAGCCAGGCGCCCGGCTTCGGTCCGGTCTCGGTCAGCAAGCTGCTCGCCCGCAAGCGCGGCAAGCTCGTCCCCGCGTACGGGTCCGTGGTCGCCGAACAGATGGAGGTCAGCAATCCTCACGAGCACTGGGCCGCCATGCAGGCTCTGTTCACCGATGGTCGGCGGGACCTGTGGACGACCGCCAAGCAGTGGCGACGCGCCGCCGGCGTCAACTCCCTGGTGAGCCCGCTCCGAGTGATCGACGTGGTGCTGTGGAGCCGCGGCACCGTCCCGGACGGCCCGCCCTGCGCCACCGACAAGGCCTAGGACGACCCAGCAAACGCCTCCGCGAAGAACGGCAGCACCACGTCGGTCATCCGCTGGTCGAACAGGCTGGTGTGGGTGCCGTCGTGCACCGTATACGTGTGCGGCACGCCCTGCGCGGTGAGCTCCGCGTCGATGAAGTCGCAGCCGTCCACGATCCAGCGCAGCTCGTCGTTCGAGCCACAGTCCAGCCCCAGCGCCTCGAGAGACAGCAGCGCCTCGCGGTGCTGGGCGATCTCGACGTCGATGCCCCCGATGCCCGCCTCCCACAGCGCCCACACGTCGTCATCGCGCACGGCCTCACCGTCGACCAGCGAGTACGGGTACTGGAAGTACGGCGGCTCCGGCGACGGCGCGAACGCCGTGCCATACGAAAGCGGGAAGCCCGCCGGCGACGTCGACATGGCGCTCAGCAACTCCTCGCCGTCCAGACCCTCAAGACCCTCCAGCGCCGATAGCACCGCTCGCGCGTTCGACGGCGACCCGAAGAGCGCAGGCGCACCAATCCCCTCCTCCCCCGCCACCGCGGGAGCCATCACGAACATCGAGCCGAACACATCGGCATGCCTCATCCCAATGGTGAGCGCGCCATATCCACCCATCGAGTGCCCGGCAAGGCCTCGCGATGCGGCCGATGCGCGGGTCCGGTAGTGCGCATCCACGTACGGCACGATTTCGGTCACCACGGCTTGCTCCCAGTTACCAATGGCATCCGAGTCCGTGTACCAACTGCCGCCCAGCTCATTGGCGCCCGTGATGGTCACGACGATCATGGGCTCAGTCGCATTGAGTGCCTCGCCGAGGACGTCGGGCATGTCCGCGGCCGTGTCGTACGCGGTGTAGCCGGGCAAGAAGTAAAGGACGGGAAGCGGGTCGTCGGAGGTGACGTACGCATCGGGCAGCAGGATGCCGACGGTGATCTCGGTCGAGGCGCCCAACAGGTTGCCGGACAGTTCTTGGGACTCGAACTCAAACACGGTGCTCTGGGCGGGCGTCGCCTCAGGAGGCGGCGAGGACGTGACCACAGGGTCCCCCGTGTCGGCGCACCCGGCCAGGGCGACGGCGACCACGACCATCGCGGCCGACCAGGCAGGACGCGTCCCCCGAAGCGTGCTCATATCGCGAATCTAGCGCTTCCCTTCGCCGCTCACGACTGCGCTCAACACGACTCGTAGACGTACCCGGGCTCGCCCGCGGCGACCAGGTCGCGGTCGCGCAGCACCGTGAGCGGCGCCGTGCCTGGCAGCCCGCAGACCTCGGCGAACGTCATGCCCGCCTCGGCGAGCGCATCGGGGTACTCGACTTGGAGCACGTGCTCGCCGTACACGTCCGCATACGCTGCGCACTCGTCCCAGACCGCGCACTCTTCGGCCACGGCGAAGTCGAAGCCCAACTGTTCTTTGGCGACCTGCGTGACCTCGGCGGCGTTCTTCTGCGCGATCGCCAGACCGTGCTCGTGCGCCACTTCCACATAGGCGCGGGCCAGGGAGTGGGCGCCGTCTTCGGACACCCCGTCGAACCGTGTCCACGTGTCGAGGTTGTCGATCTCCACGGCGTCGAAGCCCGCCTCGGCACACCCCGCAATGACTGGCGACAGCACGTCGAGAATCCCCTCCCGCTGAGTCGGCGTCGACGGGTCGAGGATGAACTCGTCGGGCCAGTCCGGGTCCACCACCGGCTCGCTGGCCTGATCGCGAAGCAGCAGCTCCGGAGTCACGAGCCACTGCTCCGCCTCGCCAGGCTGAGTCTGGAAGCCGTTGACGTAGCAGACGCTGTAGGCGCCCTCCAGGGGCTCGGCCGTCGCGTCGCGGACCACCACGTCGATGCCGACCGGCCCGGCCCCCGCGTCCACCGTGTCGTACGCGCCACCCAACTGATAATCGACCACGCCCTCGGTGGGCGGCAGTTCCACCTCCACCGAGTCCGCTTCGCCCGCACACGAGGCCACCGTGAGCGCGCCGACCATCACCACCGCGAGCGCACGCGCCTTCCGGCCCAGGCCCACGTGGGCGACCTGCGAGCACGGCTCGTCACGCCTGGTGATACGCCCCATGCGCTCGACCCTTCTCGCCGGGCATCACCGCCGACCCGCGTCGCGGGCCGGGCCTCGTGGGGTGCCGTCGCGCCATTCTAGGATTTCCTGGAATGCCCAGATCGCACCCGCCTCCGCGCTCGGGCGCCCGCCGACGGAGCGCACCGCCGCGAGGCGGCACCCGTCCAGCGCCGTAAGGTCAGTGACATGACTGAAGCGCCTACGGCACCGATCGACGATGACAGCCCTCGTCAGTACTTCGAGAACGTCGAGCAGGCGCTCAAGGAGTTCCGGATCCCCGTCGAGAATCACAAGCTCGCCCGCGAGACGCTCGCGACGTTCGAGCACGGGCGCATCTACATGCCAGTGAAGAGCCGCCAGTACGTGGCCTTCGAGGGGCGCGACGGGCCACCGGCGCTCGCGTGGCTGCACTCGGGCTTCGTCGAGCTCCGGACAGCGCCCGGCACCTACTCCCATGTCCCGCTCCCGACGAACAGCATCGGCGGGGGCAGCGGGGGCGGCACCCGTCGCAACCGTGCCGACGAGCAGCGCGAGCCGTGCCCCACCTGCTACACCGAGCTCCCGGCGACGGGCATCTGCGGAACGTGCGACTGAGCGCGGACCGGCGTCTACGCGTCCGCTGACTCGTCCAAGAGCTCGCGCAGCTCCTGCATCACCGCATCGGCCTTGTCAGCGGCGTCGAAGGGTCCCGGCATCCGGAACACGCGTGCGCCCGATGCGGTGCGGGCGCCCTGGAGCCCTGGCATCCCGGCTTCCCCGAGTAGCGCCTCGACCGGATGGCGGAAGACGCAGATGACGAGGCCGACACCGCGCTCCTCGAGCTTGGCGCGCAGCACGTCGCGTCCATAGTCAAGCTCGGCTGAGGAGACGTCGCGCTCACCCACGGTGGGTCGCTTCACGATGTCGGTCAGTCCGAAGCCCGCATCAAGCGCGGCCTCCTCGAACTGAGTGACGCCTGCAGGCAGATTCCAGCCCGCCACATCCCCGATGCGCCGCAGCTGCCGCTGACCCACCCTGCCCTGGTAGTAGTGGCCGGCCTTCACGCTCACGGGCGAGGGGTTCAAGCCGACGATGGCTGCCCGCGCCGCCGTAGGCCAGACGTCGCCGAGAGTGACGTACTCGTCGCCCATCCAGGACTCCCGGGCCTGGTAGCCCACGAGGTCGGTCACGCGCTCTCCACGGGAGCGGCATCCTCCAGCGCCTCGTTCGCCACCCCGTATGGCACGTGCACTCCCGCGACGTGCTCCAAGGCCCCCGACAGGTGCCCGTCCTGGTCGTCGAAGAACAGGTGCGGGCGCATGACCTCGAGCACCTTCGCCTTCTCGATGCCGCCCAGGAAGAACGCATCGTTCACGGTGACGCCCCACGACCGCAGCGACTGCACCGCGCGCTCGTGGGCGGGTGCAGCCCGCGCCGTTACCAAGGCGACGCGCACGCGTGGCTCGTAGGTCGCATCGGCCGCCTGCAATTCCTGCTCGAGCCGCTGGATGCGGTTGAGGTCCTCGAGCAACGGCTTGAGCAGGCCCGGCGAGTGCGCCACGTCGCGCTTGGCGACCTCGTTCTTGACGAACCCAGCCATGCCCTCGGTCTGGAAAATGCGCTCGGACTCGTCGGTCGCGAGCACCGCGTCGAAGTCGAAGGCGATGCGCAGCGACTTGTCCGAGTCCTCGTAGGCGGCGGTGTTGGGCAGCACGTGCCCGGCGGGATGGCCTGCGCGCACGGCTGCCCAGACGTCGTCCTTGTTCTGGGTGAGGAACAGGCTCATGCCGAGCGCGGGGATGTATGACAGCGGCGACCGGCCCTGCGTGAAGAAGGCGCGCGTCACCTGCAGCCCGTGATGCTCGACGGACCGCATCACGCGCAGCCCCGTCGACGCCGCGTTGCGCGACAGCACGATCACCTCGACCAGCGAGTCCCCCGGCCTCAGGTCGTTGAGCTGCAGCAGGCGCTGGATGAACGGGAACGCCGGCCCGGGCTCGAGCGGCACGTCGACGTTGCGGTCCTGGTATTCGGCGTAGGCGGCCTCGCCGTGCGCCTGGAAGTACGCGTCGGACTCCGTCAGGTCGAACAGCGCGCTGGACGCGACACCCACCACGAGCCGACCGGAGAGGTCATAGGCGGGCATCGAAAACCTCCAAGGCGGGTGACGCAGGCGGAGACTCGAGCCTATCTGCCCGGCCGATGCGCACGCACCCCTCCCGAGCGCTCAGGAACGAGCGGACTCATCTCCGGAGTCCGCATCGGCCGGATGCTCCTCGGCCTCCCGCTCGCGCACCTCGCGCGCCATGCCGCTCGTGAACTGGGTCGCGCGCTCCTCGGCCTCCGCGCTGCCAGTGAACAGGCCCTGAATCTCGGACGTCGCCGTCGGGTCGCTCTTGCGCGGGCGCCGGGCCCTGGGCGCATCACCCGGCTCGGCGACGATCACGCGTTGCGCGGGCGCCGCATCGGGCATGTTGCTCTGCAGCCACATCACCATCGCCTCGCGCACGTAGCAGCGCAGATCGAACAGTGTGGGCGCATCAGCGGCGGTGACGAGGATGCGCACTCGCACGTATCCGCCCACGGCCTCGGTCACCTGCAGCACCTGTGCGCGCCCGTCCCACAGCGTCGTCTCGTCGAGGACCTCCTTGAGGTGCTCGCGCATGCGCTGCGGCGACACCCGCCAGTCCAGATCGAACTCCACCGAGCCCAACAGCTCCGAACCGTGGCGCGTCCAGTTCTCGTACGGCGTGGTCGTGAAGTACGTGCACGGCAGCACCAGCCGCCGGTCATCCCACAGCTCGAGCACCACGTAGCTGAGCGTGATCTCGCCCACGCGACCCCACTCGCCCTCGGCCACGATCACGTCGTCCACGCGCATCGCGTCGCTGAACACCAGCTGGAGGCCCGCGAACATGTTCGCGAGCAGGGACTGCGCGGCGAGGCCGGCCACGATGGTCGCGATACCGGCCGATGCGAGCACGCTCGCTCCCAGCGCGCGCACCGAATCGAAGGTCAGCAGGACGGCGCCGATCGCGACGATGACGATGATCACGATCGCGAGCCGCCGCACTAACAGCGTCTGGGTGCGGAGCCGTCGCGCGAGCCTGTTGTCCGGCACGTCGATGCGGTTGTAGTCGAGCGCCAGGTCGGCCACGAACTCGACAAGGCCGGCGAGCAGCCACGCCGATGCGCCGATCACCAGGATCGTCAGCAACCGGGAGACGATGGGGAGCCAGTCGTCCGCGGGGAACGAGTCCCGCACCCCGACCCACACTCCGGCAAGCAGCACCAGCGCCCAGAAGGGGCGACGTGTGTGCAGAACGA
It encodes the following:
- a CDS encoding nuclease-related domain-containing protein — protein: MPIYQVRRWKRYGHDRAYFADADGTKVGYLDLASGEHVLDEGADRDAIEAAALAWCADNEITPPNLPLMGASKQEDVQAVQAASAAAFAEDGAQSVAVPVAPAPPKEAEPEWTDLSAHRPGEGVRKLAEAEWTASKDRSKVFAALNRYVFDNHTDERAWRKGAEGEEYVGAKLDKLRDKGWHVLHSVPVGKSDSDIDHIAIGPGGVFTVNSKMHAGKKIWVAKYQMRVNGQPVPYLRNSRHEAGRAKKLLDAQLDFEVPVVGCVVVLTGSLVPEVTYKQMPDDVRVLDKWDLPKWFKKRPAVLSPEQVEAVFDTARRSTTWRTIE
- a CDS encoding NYN domain-containing protein, with the protein product MRSNAAVYIDAGYLLASAATRLTGSSFRQGIQPDYPKLINGVLRQAEEIAGRPVLRSYWYDAAPNQSPDSDQRVIEMVPRVKLRLGRIGNEGQQKGVDLKIGLDMVTHARNGAIDTLVLISGDDDLTEAVDQAQVTGVEVIVLAVPDATGRPHGVSRHLHAAADRLDLLNSEMLEGAIAKRIAKTILAGAVANVLEASAPVIPHDVDAALRHPSPVELARPKPTAVRPTSPPPAAVPVYSTASGDAPSATPQGHAPLNDVDPSEREEATQRVVRAVLGAFLGSATQAELVELKASRPSIPRELDSTLLRDLSDVLQIYSLTDSERHGLRNAFWAEMDAQDV
- a CDS encoding DUF2252 domain-containing protein, with the translated sequence MNHVGKQATEGHDVVSDGDTDRLAYQSLRKRPADRSERYALGKALRKKVPRSSLGEWRIGREDRDPIALVEENHEGRIPELVAVRVARMAASPYGFLRGSAVVMADDVARLPATGITPVVCGDAHLGNVGFYASPERDLVLDLNDFDEAHPGSWEWDLRRLVASTWVAGRETGASEKKCKQAVLTCARSYREEIRYQANQALFTRSFERLDMDRMALHETGSSLDSELKRAAKRARKRTSDRALPRFTTENGGARQIVEEPPLITRLPEAEAEMVAEGLDEYLMTLDPHWRRLLGGYTLVDVAHKVVGVGSVGLRAYVALLEGSSKEDVIFLQLKQARRSVLARHVHGDKALHEHQGQRVVEYQKALQTVSDPLLGWTTVDDRQFYVRQFRNMKGAVSLKNISGKALANYAGIAGRLLAKGHARTSGASMIAGYVGKGTNLDKAMATFARAYADQTEADHEALLAAVESGRMPIAEGA
- a CDS encoding SDR family NAD(P)-dependent oxidoreductase, with product MGTSLSQFDLAGRTAVVTGATRGLGRTFALALAEAGATIVIVGRDADAAASVAAEVADRGRESVVVLGDVTVRADVERMLAEAVSAFGSVDILVNNAGTCIHKPALDVTDDEWRQVMSVNVDGVWLGCQVFGRHMVDRGSGSIINIGSMSAQIVNRPQWQPAYNASKAAVHHLTRSLAAEWAPLGVRVNALAPGYMRTDMSPVDEPQFQRYWKADAPLGRVGEPDELAGAIVYLASDASSFATGTVLTVDGGYTVF
- the arr gene encoding NAD(+)--rifampin ADP-ribosyltransferase; the encoded protein is MTTEEVPQPFEVYGDGETYLHGTKVLRRTGDVLTPGYASNYRSDRVANHLYITKTLDAATWGAELASGEGRGHIYVVEPVGAVEDDPNVTDKRFPGNPTMSYRTREPVRVVGELLDWVGHPVEQVQHMRDSLADLERRGEAIIDD
- a CDS encoding DUF6308 family protein, encoding MNTTSQGSTTLTVGDRDDAVSRLRHYFGKCDCSSPDSGAEFETIGHPWDKKSKVNTVSPGDLVALATLTSPVPGPAAVWMLNKRNLKKTEKLLKKLPVKAKIGTKSGTKLLKDGGPAAKLWDHWSQAPGFGPVSVSKLLARKRGKLVPAYGSVVAEQMEVSNPHEHWAAMQALFTDGRRDLWTTAKQWRRAAGVNSLVSPLRVIDVVLWSRGTVPDGPPCATDKA
- a CDS encoding alpha/beta hydrolase — translated: MSTLRGTRPAWSAAMVVVAVALAGCADTGDPVVTSSPPPEATPAQSTVFEFESQELSGNLLGASTEITVGILLPDAYVTSDDPLPVLYFLPGYTAYDTAADMPDVLGEALNATEPMIVVTITGANELGGSWYTDSDAIGNWEQAVVTEIVPYVDAHYRTRASAASRGLAGHSMGGYGALTIGMRHADVFGSMFVMAPAVAGEEGIGAPALFGSPSNARAVLSALEGLEGLDGEELLSAMSTSPAGFPLSYGTAFAPSPEPPYFQYPYSLVDGEAVRDDDVWALWEAGIGGIDVEIAQHREALLSLEALGLDCGSNDELRWIVDGCDFIDAELTAQGVPHTYTVHDGTHTSLFDQRMTDVVLPFFAEAFAGSS
- a CDS encoding endo alpha-1,4 polygalactosaminidase, translating into MGRITRRDEPCSQVAHVGLGRKARALAVVMVGALTVASCAGEADSVEVELPPTEGVVDYQLGGAYDTVDAGAGPVGIDVVVRDATAEPLEGAYSVCYVNGFQTQPGEAEQWLVTPELLLRDQASEPVVDPDWPDEFILDPSTPTQREGILDVLSPVIAGCAEAGFDAVEIDNLDTWTRFDGVSEDGAHSLARAYVEVAHEHGLAIAQKNAAEVTQVAKEQLGFDFAVAEECAVWDECAAYADVYGEHVLQVEYPDALAEAGMTFAEVCGLPGTAPLTVLRDRDLVAAGEPGYVYESC
- a CDS encoding uracil-DNA glycosylase family protein produces the protein MTDLVGYQARESWMGDEYVTLGDVWPTAARAAIVGLNPSPVSVKAGHYYQGRVGQRQLRRIGDVAGWNLPAGVTQFEEAALDAGFGLTDIVKRPTVGERDVSSAELDYGRDVLRAKLEERGVGLVICVFRHPVEALLGEAGMPGLQGARTASGARVFRMPGPFDAADKADAVMQELRELLDESADA